Below is a genomic region from Thalassophryne amazonica chromosome 3, fThaAma1.1, whole genome shotgun sequence.
ctgtctcagaggtctacagccagacctttgacttcatgcttggtttgcgttctgacatgcactgtgagaccttatatgtagacaggtgtgtgtctttccaaatcaagtccaaACAACTgactttactccaggtggactccaattaagctgcagaaacatctcaagcatgatcagtgaaaacaggaggcacctgagctctattttgagcttcatggcaaatttgccaagaaaaagcaaaaaaaaaaaaaaaaaaacaatacccaaacccttttttcatgtcatcattatggagtattgtgtgtagaattttgagggaaaacataaaatttcacccattttggaataaggctgtaacttaaaatgtggcaaatgtgaagcgctgtaaatacttgaTGCACTCTTTGCAAAGGTTTCAGAGACTCTGCCCCCAATGCAAACATGCTGAACATTGAACTTGTCTTAGGTCTTCGGTAAGTGACCGAGTTCTGTTCTTTCAAAAGCACCCTGACTGGACCCCATACCAAACTTTAGTAATTCTACAGATACGCTGATCTGAACAAAACCAAACCTATATCTTCAAGTACAAACATTTTAACagttaatcaaacacaaagtatGAACAAATGAAAGACAAGAAGACATCACATTTTAAATGTGCCTCAGTTGTAGTTAATGGCCTTGAAGATGGAATCTTATTCTTATGATGTCATTAAGTGCTGTGAGGCCGCACTCAGTCTGATGGACagccacacctgtttctaatccatcatcaatccagcatccaccAGCCgtccagcagaaggcagaaacaACTACGGGTTAATACACTGGCAAGAATGAGTCACCCGATGCAGAAGTTTGATTGTGGTGAGGTACAAAATGAGAAACTGAAAGGTGTGGGCTCAGGTTATCTCATCCGTCAGTGGTTTTGACATGGAACCTGTCTAGACTGTTCCAAAgcctagtttaaaaaaaaaaaagaaaagaaaaaaaaagaagacgttCAAATTTTTTGGTCTGTTTCATCTCAGGGTGAATTTTACAACATCGGGAAACATCAGGAACCTCCGTTCTCTCCTGCAGTCTTTTCCCTGCCACCAGAGAACAACAACATGTTGTACATCGGACTCTCTGTCTTCACTGCCAACTCTGCAGGCTTTGTCTACAACAAGGCCGGAGTCCTCAGCCTCTACATCACCGATGATATGGTGAGCCACAGCCTTCTACTCAACCTCACCTAATGACTACACAGCACAGGGACACACATAAGGGACAGACACAAATCCAGATCCACATCTCTCTGGTCTGCAGCTCAGGGAAGCTCCAGAAGAACGTCAGCCGTGACAGCAACAGAgaatattaaacagaaaaactcaGGATAAAAAAAAACGTGTTGTGAAATTCATTTCACAGGGTATGAAAGTTTCATTCTAGAATTAAGGTGTAATCAGACATTAATCGGCACTGACAGTGGTTACAGTGTGAATGTATTTGCACTGGTGTAAATCCATAAATGTACTGTCATCTGCAGCATTTAAACAGAACTATGTTTAGTGAAATGTGGGCTGAAGGTAAAGAAGTCGTGTCCACATTACTGTGTCCCACATTCTCCTGCTGGCTGAACTCTGACGGAGCATGACAGTGTTATTAGTACTCAGGTGCGAATTCCTTCCTAAATACTTGtcctgtgttctttgtgtttgaacTCTTAACAGACGAGGGGTCTGCTGAGAAACTCTGGTTTTGACTCAGTTGGTCACGTCGCGGTTTGAGGTTCTGGGTCTTCATGTGTCTCTGTCTTACAGATTCCTAAAAGCTCTCCCTTTCGACTGAGCACCGCTTCATTTGGAATTTTCATCCCACAGGTGACAGAAAACCACACGCCAGTTACACGCCGAACCCCGACCCACACGACACTTTGGCACCAAGgttctcactgttttgtcagGTTGCCAAACTCTTCCCGGGTCTGCTGATGAAACTCATGGTGAAGGCAACAGCAAACCCCCTCTTAACCTTTGAACCCAACAATGCAACCGTTCAGGCTTCGGGCACAGTGACGGCCTTTGCGATCCAAACCAATGGCACGCTGTCTCCCCTCTTTATCCTGAATCTGGTAGGTTACACCGTTAGCTAAACAAAGTACGATCGACCTCCTGCTTCCTGCTGTAAATGGAACACTTCAGCACAATTAGAATGTCAGCAAGTATGTGAATTAATGACCATGTTTGTTTTCAGGAGAGCAGCGTGAGCGCAAAACTGTTTGTCAGCAGCTCGAGGCTGGCTGGAAGCGTGAccctcaacaagtgagtaacaaaAAAGTTCAGCAAAGAGATAAAAGGTCCTTTCACAGCCGAACATCAAGGTTTAATTCCACCTCATTTGCACAGCATGAACATGACCCTGGGGACAAGTTACGTGGGAGACTTCaaggtgaaacacacacacacacacacacacacacacacacacacacacacacacacacacacacacacacacacacacacacacacacacacacacacacacacacacacacgaccatAGATATCTTTTCAGATGGAGAACCGGGGTGATCCGTTCATTCACTGGCTGTTACCAGAACGCCACCATCTTGATTAGCATCTAACAACCAGagataaatagaaatcaatgtggtcatgttcagtgatttcaagagagtttcaggataaatctgcattttccgtgctgttacatttattcaaactcattcCCATGTTTGTACAgacactatttgtcaaaacaaatacagaagaggatcagactgtttatacagtagtgttcagaataatagtagtgctatgtgactaaaaagattaatccaggttttgagtatatttcttattgttacatgggaaacaaggtaccagtagattcagtagattctcacaaatccaacaagaccaagcattcatgatatgcacactcttaaggctatgaaattgggctattagtaaaaaaaagtagaaaagggggtgttcacaataatagtagcatctgctgttgacgctacaaactcaaaactattatgttcaaactgcatttttagcaatcctgttaatcactaagctagtatttagttgtataaccacagtttttcatgatttcttcacatctgcaaggtattcattttgttggtttggaaccaagattttgctggtttactagtgtgcttggggtcattgtcttgttgaaacacccatttcaagggcatgtcctcttcagcataagggaacatgacctcttcaagtattttgacatatccaaactgatccatacctggtatgcgatatataggctcaacaccatagtaggagaaacatgcccatatgatgatgcttgcaccaccatgcttcactgtcttcactgtgaactgtggcttgaattcagagtttgggggtcgtctcacaaactgtctgcggcccttggacccaaaaagaacagttttactctcatcagtccacaaaatattcctccatttctctttaggccagttgatgtgttctttggcaaattgtaacctcttctgcacatcttttatttaacagagggactttgcgggggattcttgcaaataaattagcttcacacaggcgtcttctaactgtcacagcacttacaggtaactccagactgtctttaatcatcctggaactgatcaatgggtgagcctttgccattctggttattctgtccattttgatggttgttttccattttcttccacacgtctctggttttttgtccattttaaagcattggagatcactgtagatgaacaggctataatgtttttgcacctgcgtataagttttcccctctccaatcaattttttaatcaaactacgctgttcttctgaacaatgtcttgaacgtcccattttcctcaggctttcaaagagaaaagcatgttcaacaggtgctggcttcatccttaaataggggacacctgattcacacctgtttgctccacaaaattgacgaactcactgactgaatgccacactactattattgtgaacacccccttttctactttttttttttttactaacagcccaatttcatagccttaagagtgtgcatatcatgaatgcttggtcttgttggatttgtgagaatctactgaatctactggtaccttgtttcccatgtaacaataagaaatatactcaaaacctggattaatcttttagtcacatagcactactattattctgaacactactgtataagactTGAATTAATTTGTTGGTCCCAATCcaaatagaaaataataccattagtttgtcaaacatactgtgtctgccacgacacgagatactagtctgatccttaattaatttcattatgaagttaaagatgggaaataattggggtgaaagtaagagctttgcGGGCTCACATTatgttaaagatattaatattaaagacccaCCTGTGGAGCCGCTTTTATGGAGAGCTTCTCCgagaaaatatcaaataaaatgaaacagccacaccagccagggtgaaagtaagattattcaatcatttctgcaccaagttgaaagaaatctgaaaacacaacactggaatatggagtatatcagagagaaattaatctcattcatgtatattcttatattagtagaatatacaatgtcaaagcgactgtcatgtgacccactagagagaaagcatttccattctatgaatttgttcttacagaatatctcaggatggaaaacctgatgtgaagaaaaaccagaggctaattaaaaagggataaaatgagactttatgaaagtgagacttccaattgaatcactaaacaaatggtgagatatttatcagacaaaacattcaggcagtaaaattaaagtcactactttacagaatacaaatccacacacacacacacacacacacacacacacacacacacacacacacacacacacacacacacacacacacacacacacacaaaaaaatcattttctaacctttattcagcaattttattAATTTCCCCACATCAATAATACAGACTTATGAAAACTCACTCcacagtttattttttatttaacctttatttaacaagCTGACAATCCTGTCAGCTTGTTGCTGCAGTGCATCATATTTAATCTAACGCCTGATGGCGCAGAATATCGCTAACAAGATGGCGGCTGCcaacaacagctcacaggctgcatccgccacCTAGTGGTTCAAACAGAAATCAATGGTCAgcatgcagcatcagcacccactTAAACTAACGCCCACCCGTCCCCAGGTCACGCGCCTGGACGCCGTCTTCAACATGGTCCTGAAAACGGTGGTGATTCCCAAAGTGAACGGTAAGCCTGGCGTGGACATTCACCATCAGTTCTTCCTCACTGCTGAATTAGTTCCTGCTACAAGACAATAAATCAGAAACCATAAACGTCACTCGATGCCTCGTTTCCATCATTAACTGCTTCACAGCTCAACTTGCCAGTGGTTACCCGCTTCCTACGATTGGACAGATGAAGCTTGTCAACACCTCGCTTCAAGTCCTGAAGGTCAGAtgtgggttttgttgttgtttacttaATTACCGACACTAGCAGAGGTACAGTATGTGTCTCAGCCCAGGTGAAGAGCTGTTACCACCTTTTAAGGTTTTTTTCATGACAACTAATTTGTCCATAAGCTCAGAGACACAACTCTATGTTGATTTTTGGCCATCAGTCCGTCGTATTTTCTCTAAAAGTTAACTtctaaatgaataaatatttgaggccttgctgcacatttgagcagcttttatcTCCATTTAGTGGGCgacgtgagcatttcagggcttctggaaCATTTCCTACTTTCTAAACCGaaaattcagtttaaaaaaaaaagaagaaatatataaatgtcagaaatggttGGGGTTTATTGTGGGAATTTGGGGTTTTTGGCCtcacagagctttgacctcccagtattactGTACAAAGattgagagttttacagttccGGAATTTTCAGATACAAACGTTTGCCAGAAAGACGGAACTTCTGACaaacacaacttacagttgtgaaaaatATACACATAAACTTAAGCACATGGTTGGAATCAGTGCATCACAGCGGTGGTCTTAGGCTGGAGATAAACTACAGCACTCATTCTTCTTCAGTCTGGATGATTTTGCTAAACTTGTGCCGGTTCTTGTGTAGCAGATATAaattaaaacaatatttaatgAAATCTGAAGTTTAATTAAATACCTCAAAAAGGGCACCACTTACTTACAAGTGTAGGAAAATGTATTATTTTCAGTATTAATCAATCTTTGACAATATGGGTaatgattcatagttttattacCAAGACGATATGTTGATgtagtgatgaaagtgagccaggagaaaaagaaaa
It encodes:
- the LOC117507672 gene encoding bactericidal permeability-increasing protein-like isoform X2, whose amino-acid sequence is MATIQQKLQTVKLPDVSGKEKVSPIGKVEYHLSNMHTVSVQLPSSTVSLVPGTGVQLSIANAFINLDGNWKVKYLRVIKDSGSFNLKVSGLAVSTTITVRSDETGRPAVSTVSCAATVGSVSVKFHGGASWLYNLFTKFIDKALRSSLQGKICPLVADAVSDLNPHLKTLNVLARVDQYAEIDYSMVSSPTVSKSSVNLDIKGEFYNIGKHQEPPFSPAVFSLPPENNNMLYIGLSVFTANSAGFVYNKAGVLSLYITDDMIPKSSPFRLSTASFGIFIPQVAKLFPGLLMKLMVKATANPLLTFEPNNATVQASGTVTAFAIQTNGTLSPLFILNLESSVSAKLFVSSSRLAGSVTLNNMNMTLGTSYVGDFKVTRLDAVFNMVLKTVVIPKVNAQLASGYPLPTIGQMKLVNTSLQVLKDYMLIATDAQFTS